The following proteins are co-located in the Silene latifolia isolate original U9 population chromosome 1, ASM4854445v1, whole genome shotgun sequence genome:
- the LOC141601739 gene encoding transcription initiation factor TFIID subunit 2 isoform X2 has protein sequence MDDSLQRCCFDLEFTVPHNFVAVSNGTLLYQVLSKDDPPRKTFVYKLNIPVSARWISLAVAPFQILPDYQNCLLSHMCLAGSLPKLQNTMEFFHSAFRHYETYLESPFPFGSYKQVFIAPEMVISSVTLGASMGIFSSHILFDEKVIDQTIVTRIKLLYALARQWFGVFITPETPNDEWLVEGLAGFLTDTFVKEFLGNNEARYRRYKANCAVCKADESGATTLSPSSSPKVFYGTQSIGLYGRIRSWKSVAILQMLEKQMGPDLFRGILRAIVSRAQDNAQSLRTLSTKEFRHYANKLGNLERPFLKEFFNRWVEACGCPVLRMGFSYNKRKNMVELAAFRECTAVPKVALGFNNNLDSENHGENGWPGMMTVKVHELDGTHDHLLPMAGDACQLLEIKCHSRLATKRFQKPKKSSKPDGSDDNGDPVVAVDVRSGTESPLLWVRADPEMEYLAEIHLSQPLHMWINQLEKDRDVVAQAEAIITLEEFPNIPFPIINSLSNFVADSKAFWRVRIEAAFALAKIASEDSDWAGMLNLIKYYKSKRFDPSIGLPKPNNFHDLAEYFVLEAIPHAVATVRTVDNKSPKEAVEFVLQVLKYNDNSGNPYSDVFWLAALVEAVGELEFGQQGISFLSSFLKRIDRLLQFDRLMPSYNGILTVRCIRTLTQIALKLSEFITVDRLLELIKPFQDASLLWQVRIEASRALLDIEYHCNGIDAALLLFMKYLEEEPTLRGQAKLGIHMIRLSQITAVSRSNDDVKSQTLVTLLRLLESRIAFHNVFLRHHLFCILQVLAGRRPTLYDIPRDQIRQTGYADICSQQRNNFLAFINQMKPMDPSAEYHSPFDQEPFKMTDPMGEFREPNMQVEEPLKYVDTITNSQSPKIPVQNDVNAFGQVQDVVAHEAPKDVDVDVEIDVDVDVDTISPSQNHKILVLADAIAKSQELNMQAPEATQDVDTHSSSQIHNMPAQPDAIANNNEHNMQVPEASKDVTPISDCQILPAQTDVIATCQGQNVPGQEATRDEDTISTTRMEKMPVQVTINHVDAVSNNQVDKLPVQETLKEADSISTSRERRVPVVKIRVKPIATSNNVERASNSNLERSQVGYKQVNPAASSSVSVDAPDRNFTEAVCISNHVTEEVNSCQGRGSHMTASIGSAKVARGGDDVGRDLQCTADSSTIHPTGDHSSLNFGREEGIANLEVQKPDLLHAASVVGEDVDRGSLSTANPEMGGKRKDKKDKKRKRDDPEYLERKRLKKEKKQKKKEMAKSFNVERQAVPGEAPVRLTDDGKKRTDDEVKLSRPLGKREESSRTIDDVRLRPPDRGMPLDSTLRMDGLRNKETGVGLMPNNDNGPRLVLKRAENKPKATEGGSGTKLRIKIKNRTLDRS, from the exons GTTTTAAGCAAGGATGATCCTCCACGCAAGACATTTGTATATAAATTGAATATTCCGGTCTCTGCGCGGTGGATATCTTTGGCAGTAGCGCCTTTTCAGATCCTTCCTGATTATCAAAATTGTCTTCTATCACATATGTGTTTGGCAGGAAGTCTACCAAAACTTCAGAACACTATGGAGTTTTTTCATAGCGCTTTTAG ACACTATGAAACCTACCTTGAATCTCCATTTCCATTTGGGTCCTACAAGCAAGTTTTTATTGCTCCTGAGATGGTAATATCGTCTGTGACCCTTGGAGCTTCGATGGGAATCTTTAGTTCTCACATACTTTTTGATGAGAAGGTTATAGATCAG ACTATAGTCACAAGGATTAAGCTGTTATATGCTCTTGCACGACAGTGGTTTGGGGTATTTATTACTCCTGAGACACCAAATGATG AGTGGTTGGTTGAGGGCCTCGCTGGTTTCCTAACTGATACATTTGTAAAAGAATTCTTGGGGAACAATGAAGCACGCTACAGAAGATACAAG GCAAATTGTGCTGTTTGCAAGGCTGATGAAAGTGGTGCAACAACTCTGAGCCCTTCTAGTTCACCTAAAGTATTTTATGGTACCCAGTCTATTGGTCTTTATGGTAGAATACGTTCATGGAAGTCT GTGGCAATTCTCCAGATGCTGGAAAAGCAGATGGGTCCAGATTTGTTCCGGGGG ATTTTGCGTGCAATAGTTTCACGCGCTCAAGATAATGCCCAGTCATTGAGGACTCTAAGTACAAAGGAG TTCCGACATTATGCTAATAAGCTTGGCAATCTTGAGCGCCCATTTTTGAAAGAGTTTTTTAATCGATGGGTTGAGGCTTGTGGGTGCCCTGTCCTAAG GATGGGATTTTCCTACAATAAACGTAAAAATATGGTTGAGTTGGCTGCCTTTCGGGAGTGCACTGCTGTTCCGAAAGTAGCGCTTGGTTTCAACAATAACCTTGATTCTGAAAATCACGGTGAGAATGGCTGGCCTGGCATGATGACCGTCAAGGTCCATGAGCTAGATGGGACACATGATCATCTTTTACCTATGGCTGGTGATGCATGTCAGCtcctagaaataaaatgtcattcAAGGCTTGCTACTAAACGCTTCCAGAAGCCTAAGAAGAGTTCCAAACCTGATGGCTCTGATGATAACGGTGATCCTGTAGTAGCTGTGGACGTGCGTTCTGG TACAGAATCTCCCTTGTTATGGGTTAGAGCTGATCCGGAGATGGAATATCTTGCTGAAATTCATCTAAGCCAGCCTCTACATATGTGG ATTAATCAATTAGAGAAGGACAGAGATGTTGTTGCTCAAGCAGAAGCAATTATAACACTAGAGGAGTTTCCAAATATTCCTTTTCCTATAATTAATTCTCTATCAAATTTTGTTGCTGACTCTAAG gccTTTTGGAGAGTAAGAATAGAGGCAGCGTTTGCATTGGCGAAGATTGCATCAGAG GACAGTGATTGGGCAGGTATGCTTAATCTTATCAAATACTACAAGTCAAAAAGATTTGATCCTTCCATAGGCCTGCCCAA GCCTAATAACTTCCATGATTTGGCCGAGTACTTTGTTCTTGAG GCGATTCCACATGCTGTGGCTACAGTGAGAACTGTTGACAACAAAAGCCCAAAAGAAGCCGTGGAGTTTGTCTTGCAAGTTTTAAAG TATAATGACAACAGTGGAAATCCTTACTCTGATGTATTCTGGTTGGCTGCTTTGGTTGAAGCTGTTGGGGAGCTTGAGTTTGGACAGCAG GGCATTAGTTTCTTGTCATCATTTCTCAAGAGGATTGATCGGCTTCTGCAATTTGATAG GCTGATGCCAAGCTATAATGGTATTCTCACAGTCAGATGCATTAGAACCTTAACACAGATAGCCCTGAAGCTTTCAGAATTCATTACTGTC GATCGTCTTTTAGAACTTATCAAACCATTTCAAGACGCTAGTCTATTATGGCAAGTCAGAATAGAGGCTAGCAGAGCTCTTCTCGATATTGAGTACCACTGCAATGGCATAGATGCAGCATTGCTTTTGTTCATGAAATATCTGGAAGAAGAACCAACCTTACGAG GTCAGGCAAAACTTGGTATTCATATGATACGGCTGAGCCAAATTACTGCTGTTTCTCGCTCAAATGATGATGTGAAGAGCCAAACTCTAGTGACCTTGCTTCGTTTACTTGAAAGTCGCATAGCCTTCCACAATGTCTTTCTTCGTCATCACTTATTCTGCATTTTGCAAGTCCTTGCTGGAAG GCGGCCAACCCTTTATGATATTCCCAGAGATCAAATACGTCAAACAGGCTATGCAGACATTTGTAGCCAGCAAAGGAATAATTTCCTTGCTTTTATCAATCAAATGAAGCCCATGGATCCTTCTGCTGAGTATCACAGCCCTTTTGATCAGGAGCCGTTTAAAATGACTGATCCTATGGGCGAATTTCGGGAGCCAAACATGCAAGTCGAGGAACCTTTGAAATATGTGGATACTATCACCAATAGTCAGTCGCCCAAAATACCGGTTCAGAATGATGTTAATGCCTTTGGCCAGGTGCAGGACGTAGTAGCTCACGAAGCTCCAAAAGATGTAGATGTAGATGTAGAAATAGATGTTGATGTTGATGTAGATACTATTTCCCCTAGTCAGAACCATAAAATTCTAGTTCTGGCTGATGCTATTGCAAAAAGTCAAGAGCTCAACATGCAAGCTCCGGAAGCTACCCAGGATGTTGATACTCATTCCAGTAGTCAGATACATAATATGCCAGCTCAGCCTGATGCTATTGCCAATAATAATGAGCACAACATGCAAGTTCCAGAAGCTTCCAAAGATGTCACTCCGATCTCCGACTGTCAGATATTGCCAGCTCAGACTGATGTTATCGCCACTTGTCAGGGGCAGAACGTTCCAGGTCAGGAAGCTACCAGAGATGAAGATACTATTTCTACCACACGGATGGAAAAAATGCCAGTTCAGGTGACAATTAACCATGTAGATGCTGTTTCCAATAACCAGGTGGATAAGTTGCCGGTTCAGGAAACTCTGAAAGAGGCAGATAGTATATCGACTAGCCGGGAAAGGCGAGTGCCTGTTGTCAAAATTAGGGTCAAGCCAATAGCAACATCTAACAATGTTGAAAGAGCTAGCAACTCAAACCTCGAAAGATCTCAAGTTGGTTATAAGCAAGTCAATCCTGCTGCAAGCAGCTCGGTTTCTGTTGATGCACCTGATAGAAATTTTACAGAGGCTGTTTGTATAAGCAACCATGTCACTGAAGAAGTAAACTCATGCCAGGGTCGTGGGTCCCACATGACAGCCAGTATCGGGAGTGCCAAGGTGGCAAGAGGAGGTGACGACGTTGGAAGAGACCTCCAGTGCACTGCTGATTCTAGCACCATTCACCCGACTGGTGATCATTCATCACTTAATTTTGGTAGAGAAGAAGGGATTGCGAATCTTGAGGTGCAGAAACCGGACTTGCTTCATGCGGCTTCAGTAGTGGGAGAGGATGTTGATAGGGGTTCATTGAGCACTGCTAACCCAGAAATGGGTGGGAAACGCAAAGACAAAAAGGATAAAAAACGAAAGAGGGATGATCCCGAGTACTTGGAGAGGAAGCGTTTGAAGAAAGAGAAGAAGcaaaagaagaaagaaatggCGAAATCTTTCAACGTGGAAAGACAGGCTGTTCCAGGGGAAGCACCGGTGAGACTAACCGATGATGGGAAAAAGAGGACTGATGACGAGGTGAAGTTGAGCCGGCCTCTGGGAAAGAGAGAGGAATCTTCAAGGACAATCGATGATGTCAGGCTGAGACCTCCAGATCGGGGGATGCCATTGGATTCAACATTGCGAATGGATGGGCTCAGAAACAAAGAAACCGGTGTAGGCTTGATGCCTAATAACGACAATGGACCACGGTTAGTGTTAAAAAGAGCGGAGAACAAACCCAAGGCCACTGAAGGCGGTTCAGGAACCAAACTAAGAATTAAGATAAAGAATCGAACGCTTGATAGATCTTGA